In Bacillus thuringiensis, the DNA window TGAATGATTTCAAATTTCTCATTAATGATATTTCTAATATGAATTGCCTTATCGATGATTGTAGATCCGTTTTCTGGTACTAACTCTAAATCTACTGACTTTGCATCGATAATGGCATAAAAATTTCCTCCATAAGCAATATCAGCCTCTACAGTTCCAATTCCTTCGACTTGTACAGTAATATGTTTCAGTAAAAAAGCTGGTATGTTACAGAAAGAGACTTCTTTCGCTTTTCCATCTTGAACAAAAATATCAACTTCAACTAAGCCAGCTGGCGTGTCTAACTTTAATGAGGTAATCGGTTCAACTACCGGAATTAAACCTGATTCAATTAAAGCTGTACATACACCAATTGTATCGTGACCACACATCGGTAAATATCCACCTGTCTCTATGTAAATAACACCAATATCTGCTTCAGGATGACATGGATCTGTTAATAGTGCTCCTGACATTACATCATGACCACGCGGTTCATTCATTAACAATTTGCGAATCCAGTCATATTCCTTTTTCATATGTAACATCTTCTCTGCCATCGTCTCTCCAATTAACTGAGGCAGTCCGCTAATCAATGTTCTCGTTGGATTCCCACCCGTATGTGTATCAATCGTCGTAAAGACTCTTTGTGACCTCATCCGTTTAACACCCTTTCTGTAAAACGACTCAAACGAAGTGGTTCAATAGGAATGATTGTTTCCTTTTCGTTTAATAACTCTTCAATCACTTTCCCAGTAACTGCGGCAAGACTAATGCCATCCCCTTCATGCCCTGCTGCTATAAAGTAGTTCGGGATATGTTCCACACGTGAAATGATCGGCAAATGATCTTCTGTCCACGGACGTAATCCAGCATATGAACGAATCACCATCATATCCGCCATTTTCGGATAAAAACGAATTGCTCTGTTCGCAATACATTTAATAACCTCGTTATTTATCCTCGTATGAAAACCTACAAACTCTCTACTACTACCAATTAAAAAATTTTGGCTTTCTGTCGGCTCAAATACAAGAGCTACCCCATATTTTTCAGTTAAAGCATCCACTTTTCGTTTTCCACCAAATTTAGAAATTAAATAACCAAATTCCATTACTTTACGACAGCCAACGTGTTGTTGCCTTGAAGCTACAATAATATGCCCTTTTCTCGGCTCAATTGGTATATTTACATCCAACATTTGTCCGATTTTCGGAGCCCACACACCAGTTGCGTTCACCACTTGCTTCGCAGTAAACGTCCCACTTGTTGTTTCAACAATAAAAGAACCGCCTACATCTCTTTTCATTTCTTTTACTTCCGTATGATTAAAAGCTTTCGTACCAAATTTCTTCGATTCTGC includes these proteins:
- a CDS encoding NAD(P)/FAD-dependent oxidoreductase, producing the protein MRHCDVLIIGGGIIGCSIAYYTSKYGRDVTIIEKGEFVSGTSSRCDGNILAIDKDPGFDSQMSLVSQKLVTDLSEELEHSFEYRAPGSILVCESDEEMEAAQQWVNRQKKAGLPFRMLDRQDIREESPFFADDLLGGLECATDSTVNPYLLAFSLLAESKKFGTKAFNHTEVKEMKRDVGGSFIVETTSGTFTAKQVVNATGVWAPKIGQMLDVNIPIEPRKGHIIVASRQQHVGCRKVMEFGYLISKFGGKRKVDALTEKYGVALVFEPTESQNFLIGSSREFVGFHTRINNEVIKCIANRAIRFYPKMADMMVIRSYAGLRPWTEDHLPIISRVEHIPNYFIAAGHEGDGISLAAVTGKVIEELLNEKETIIPIEPLRLSRFTERVLNG
- a CDS encoding proline racemase family protein; the protein is MRSQRVFTTIDTHTGGNPTRTLISGLPQLIGETMAEKMLHMKKEYDWIRKLLMNEPRGHDVMSGALLTDPCHPEADIGVIYIETGGYLPMCGHDTIGVCTALIESGLIPVVEPITSLKLDTPAGLVEVDIFVQDGKAKEVSFCNIPAFLLKHITVQVEGIGTVEADIAYGGNFYAIIDAKSVDLELVPENGSTIIDKAIHIRNIINEKFEIIHPQHSFIRGLTHVEFYTSPTHESAHVKNTVVVPPGGIDRSPCGTGTSAKLAVLYANQKIEINEEFVHESIVGSLFKGCVINTTNVENMEAVVTKITGSAWLMGMHRFFYNEKDPLREGFLLIPPMEHETEDVK